Genomic window (Pradoshia sp. D12):
ATCCCACAGCACAAATTCCGATTACATAGTGGATGACTGATATTTTCATCTTACCCTTTGTTTCTTCTTCCGTCCTCATAAAGAGATGGACGATGATGTTGAAGTAATAGATATAGGAAATTACGGTAGTCACCAGCATGATTGCTGCCAGTATATAATGGCCTTGTTCCTTCGCAAAAAGGTTCATGAAAATATTCAGCTTTGCAATGAATCCTGCCGTACCAGGAATTCCTGCCATGGAGAGAATGAAAATACACATGGAAACCGCCAAAAATGGTGATTTTTTATACAGGCCGGCCATCATATATTGATCCTCGTCCCCAATCTTCCTATCTTCTGCTATGAATTGGATGACGGCAAAGGCCCCGGTCATCATTAGGATGTATGCAGCAAAATAGTACCAAATCGATTCAATCGTATATTCTCCAAAGGCTGTAACCGCAGCAAGCAAATATCCTGCATGGGCAATGCTTGAATAAGCAAGCATTCGTTTCAGATTCTTTTGCCTTAATGCAATTAGATTTCCGGCAATCATCGTTATACTAGCCAGGACAGCCAGATAGTTTTGATTGGCCGTAAAAATCGATAGGAATCCGATATCATCCATTGTTGCTGTTAAAAACACGGTAACAACGATACGAAGTAAAAGCGCAAAGCCTGCTGCTTTTGAAACAATACTCAAGAAGGCAGTCACCGGCGTCGGCGATCCTTCATATACATCAGGTGCCCACATATGGAAAGGCACGGTTGCCAGCTTGAAGGATATCCCGATTACGAAAATAAAGAAGGATAGTCCAGCAATATATTGAAGCTGCGAGTTTTCTTGGGTGGCAAATATAGTTCCAATTTCGAATATATTCGTCGTCCCGCTCACGCCGTACATATAACTCAGTGCAAACAGGATGATGGCTGTCGAGATTCCCCCATTGACCACATATTTCATTGAAGCTTCAGCTGATTTTCGGTTATTTTTCTGCATTCCAGCCAGAATATAGGATGAAACGGACAAAAGCTCTAGCCCCACAAACAATGTAATCAAATCTCCGCTTGATGTCATGATCATGGCACCTAATAAAGCAGTTAGAAGTAAATAATAAAATTCTGCCTGATACGGCTGCATCCCAGCTCTCGGTTTATGTACCACAGCCAGCACCATGACAAAGGCTGATCCAATCAAAAGTATAAGCTTAAATGCTTTGGCAAAGGCGTCCAATCGGAATGTATCATACAAAATCGAGCCAGCCTCCAATGGGAATAAGCCAATTAAAGAAATGATGGCAAGCCCGATACTACCAAAAGCAAACCAGCCAAGTACCTTTCTTCCAAATTGTTTAGGCATGCATAAATCCAATATAGAGAGGATGATCGCTGCACCAAGGATTATAAATTCAGGTATCATTAAATTCCAGTTCATCGACAGTAATGTTTCCATATCCATATCTTAGTCACCTCCCTATCCCTGTCATCATGTCAGCAATTTCAGCCTGAAGCGGTCCTTCCAGGATGGCAGGGCAGACGCCGATCAAAATAATAAAACCAAGTAATACAAATGCCAGTACCGCTTCGTTCGGTTTTAAGTCGGCGATGGATAACTCGTTCTTGGGCGCTCCAAATGTCATATTTAGAACGGCACGCAGCACGTAAACAGCAGTCAATACAATTCCTAACGTACCAATGGCAGCAAGGATTGGTTCGGTCTTAAACAATCCCATGAACGCCATGAATTCACTGATAAAACCGGACATCCCCGGCAAACCGAGTGAAGCCATCCCTCCTGCCAGTAAAATCCCCGAGAAAACCGGAATAGATTTAGCCAATCCACCAAGTTCTTTAAGATTTGTAGTTCCGACTCTTTCATAAAGAAAGCCAACCAGTAAAAAAAGCAAGGCGGCGATCAAGCCATGAGATACAACCTGAAATAAAGCACCCTGAATTCCTGCTGTATTTAATGCCCCCAGTCCCATAAGGACAATTCCCATATGAGAGATTGAGGAATAGGCCAGCACGAGCTTGAAATCCGTTTGTTGCAAAGCAAGCCAAGCACCATATAGGAAATTAATGACGCCAAGCAAAGCAATCCAAAAGGCCATCTCTTTAAACTCACCTGGGAACAATCCCATTCCAAATCTGATTAACCCATAAGCACCAATCTTCAGTAATACTCCGGCATGCAGCATAACAATTGCTGGAGGCGCCTGTACATGGACTCGCAGCATCCAGGAATGGAACGGAAAAATCGGCAGCTTGATTCCAAAAGCGATGACAATCCCCGTAAAGAGGATATATTTCAATTCTGTACTGATTGGAGCTAGAAGCGTCTGCCCGCCAACTGATAAGATTTGCCCCAATATCTCAATATTGGCTGTGCCGGTTCTCGCAAAAAGTACCATGATGACAAACAAGAGGATACAAGAGCCTAAGCCGTTATAAATCAAGAAGCTAAATGCGGCTTTTTCTTTGTCGAAATAACCCCATTTCCCAATCAAGAAGAACATGGCCACCAAGGTAACCTCAAAGAAGAGGAAGAATAAAATCAGATTCTGAGATAGGAAGACACCCAGCATACCAACCTCTAATAAGAGAAGAAGAATAAAATAGCCCTTCCATTCTTTTTTTATCTGAAGAACAGAGGCTAGTGCTGCCAATGTTGATAAAATCGCTGTAAGAATTACCATCACAAGGGAGATTCCGTTCAGGCTCAGTTCAAAGGGTATGGCATATAATTGACTTTGCCTAACTCCCCCGCCTCCTAATTGAAACCACTTATGAAAAACCGAAAACACCGTAAATTTCGTTCCAGATAGATATTCACTATATAGGTAGATTGTAAGAATCAATGGTGGAATGGTCCCCAATATACCTAATCGTTTCAGTGCGTTTTCATTGTTTTTCGAAACAAACAGTAATCCAGCTATCCCTAGCAAAGGGGAGAAAACGAGCAAACTAAGAATATATGGGTTCATCTGACATACCCTCCTGTCCATGCAAAGATCACAAGTACGGCAGCCAGGCCAATCAGAGCAATCGTCCCATATATCTGCATTTTGCCATTATGCGCATTGGCACCTTTAGTAGCGCTAAAATTGATCAAGTAAGAAACAGATGACACAATTCCCTGCAGGATATATTTTTCAACCCAGGAGAGAATCATTCCGAAGCCCTTCACCATCCGCACAATTGTAAACTCGTAAAATTCATCGACATAAAATTTATTCGCCAGCATTTGATAAAGCGGTCCTGGAACTTCCTTCTCCACACCGACACTTTTCCTTTTACCGTAGATCAGCCAGGCGGTGCCGCATCCAATTAAAAAGGCAAGTATAGCCACAATAGGAATCCAAATTGGTCCCTCTATATGTACATGGCCCAGATATCGGTTGCCTTCAGCCAGCCAATCTCCAAGAAAAGTTCCAAACCACGGGGTGTTAACATAGCCTGCAAAGATAGA
Coding sequences:
- the nuoN gene encoding NADH-quinone oxidoreductase subunit NuoN, with the protein product MDMETLLSMNWNLMIPEFIILGAAIILSILDLCMPKQFGRKVLGWFAFGSIGLAIISLIGLFPLEAGSILYDTFRLDAFAKAFKLILLIGSAFVMVLAVVHKPRAGMQPYQAEFYYLLLTALLGAMIMTSSGDLITLFVGLELLSVSSYILAGMQKNNRKSAEASMKYVVNGGISTAIILFALSYMYGVSGTTNIFEIGTIFATQENSQLQYIAGLSFFIFVIGISFKLATVPFHMWAPDVYEGSPTPVTAFLSIVSKAAGFALLLRIVVTVFLTATMDDIGFLSIFTANQNYLAVLASITMIAGNLIALRQKNLKRMLAYSSIAHAGYLLAAVTAFGEYTIESIWYYFAAYILMMTGAFAVIQFIAEDRKIGDEDQYMMAGLYKKSPFLAVSMCIFILSMAGIPGTAGFIAKLNIFMNLFAKEQGHYILAAIMLVTTVISYIYYFNIIVHLFMRTEEETKGKMKISVIHYVIGICAVGSILFGLFPHYLLDFFHQNFTDIYQMLK
- a CDS encoding NADH-quinone oxidoreductase subunit M; the protein is MNPYILSLLVFSPLLGIAGLLFVSKNNENALKRLGILGTIPPLILTIYLYSEYLSGTKFTVFSVFHKWFQLGGGGVRQSQLYAIPFELSLNGISLVMVILTAILSTLAALASVLQIKKEWKGYFILLLLLEVGMLGVFLSQNLILFFLFFEVTLVAMFFLIGKWGYFDKEKAAFSFLIYNGLGSCILLFVIMVLFARTGTANIEILGQILSVGGQTLLAPISTELKYILFTGIVIAFGIKLPIFPFHSWMLRVHVQAPPAIVMLHAGVLLKIGAYGLIRFGMGLFPGEFKEMAFWIALLGVINFLYGAWLALQQTDFKLVLAYSSISHMGIVLMGLGALNTAGIQGALFQVVSHGLIAALLFLLVGFLYERVGTTNLKELGGLAKSIPVFSGILLAGGMASLGLPGMSGFISEFMAFMGLFKTEPILAAIGTLGIVLTAVYVLRAVLNMTFGAPKNELSIADLKPNEAVLAFVLLGFIILIGVCPAILEGPLQAEIADMMTGIGR